A stretch of Panthera uncia isolate 11264 chromosome A1 unlocalized genomic scaffold, Puncia_PCG_1.0 HiC_scaffold_16, whole genome shotgun sequence DNA encodes these proteins:
- the SLC46A3 gene encoding solute carrier family 46 member 3 isoform X3, which yields MKIFFVEPAICLSAFAMTLTAPLTTQYVYRRIWEETSNYSFVSDSNISECGKNTSSPIFAFQEEVQKKVSLFNLQMDISGLIPGLVSTFILLSHSDHRGRKFPLILSSVGALATSVWLCVLSYFAFPVQLLIASTFIGALCGNYTTFLGACFAYVVDQCVEQKQRTIRIAIIDFILGLVTGLTGLSSGYFIRELGFVWSFFIISMALAVNLIYILFFLGDSLKESSSPNVAISCSEGFKNLFYRTYMLFKNASGKRRYFLCLLLFTMITYFFVTIGISPIFILYELDSPLCWNEVFIGYGSALGSITFFSSFLGIWLFSYCMEDIHMAFIGIFTTMAGMVMTAFARTTLMMFLVRLPFLFTIVPLSVLRSMISKVVRSTEQGNRRRKEVPQRFS from the exons ATGAAGATTTTCTTTGTAGAACCTGCCATTTGCCTGAGTGCATTTGCTATGACTTTGACTGCCCCACTGACAACACAGTATGTGTATAGGAGAATATGGGAAGAAACCAGCAACTACAGTTTTGTGTCGGATAGCAATATTTCTGAGTGTGGAAAAAATACAAGCAGCCCAATTTTTGCATTCCAGGAG gAAGTTCAGAAGAAGGTGTCTCTCTTTAATCTGCAGATGGACATAAGTGGGCTAATTCCTGGTCTAGTGTCTACGTTCATACTTCTGTCTCATAGTGATCATCGAGGACGGAAATTCCCTTTGATTTTGTCTTCCGTTGGTGCTCTTGCAACCAGTGTTTGGCTCTGTGTGCTCTCCTACTTTGCTTTTCCAGTCCAGCTTCTGATCGCATCTACCTTCATCGGTGCACTGTGTGGCAATTATACCACATTTTTAGGGGCCTGTTTTGCCTACGTAGTTGATCAATGTGTagaacagaaacaaagaacaatTCGAATAGCTATAATTGACTTCATACTTGGACTTGTCACTGGATTAACGGGACTGTCTTCTGGCTATTTTATCAGAGAACTAGGTTTTGTGTGGTCCTTTTTCATTATTAGTATGGCTCTTGCTGTTaacttgatttatattttattttttcttggcgATTCATTGAAAGAATCTTCGTCTCCGAATGTTGCCATATCATGTAGTGAAGgctttaaaaacctattttaccGAActtacatgctttttaaaaatgcttccgGTAAGCGACGGTATTTTCTCTGTTTGTTACTTTTTACAATGATCACTTATTTTTTCGTGACGATTggcatttcccccatttttatcCTTTATGAATTGGATTCCCCACTCTGCTGGAATGAAGTCTTTATAGGTTATGGATCGGCTCTGGGTAGCATTACCTTTTTCAGTAGTTTCCTAGGAATATGGCTTTTTTCTTACTGTATGGAAGACATTCACATGGCCTTCATTGGAATCTTTACCACCATGGCAGGAATGGTCATGACTGCTTTTGCCAGAACGACATTAATGATGTTTTTAG TCAGGTTGCCATTCCTTTTCACGATCGTGCCGCTCTCTGTTCTACGGTCCATGATATCAAAAGTGGTTCGTTCTACTGAACAAG GTAACCGGAGGAGAAAGGAAGTGCCACAGAGGTTTTCATGA
- the SLC46A3 gene encoding solute carrier family 46 member 3 isoform X1, which produces MKIFFVEPAICLSAFAMTLTAPLTTQYVYRRIWEETSNYSFVSDSNISECGKNTSSPIFAFQEEVQKKVSLFNLQMDISGLIPGLVSTFILLSHSDHRGRKFPLILSSVGALATSVWLCVLSYFAFPVQLLIASTFIGALCGNYTTFLGACFAYVVDQCVEQKQRTIRIAIIDFILGLVTGLTGLSSGYFIRELGFVWSFFIISMALAVNLIYILFFLGDSLKESSSPNVAISCSEGFKNLFYRTYMLFKNASGKRRYFLCLLLFTMITYFFVTIGISPIFILYELDSPLCWNEVFIGYGSALGSITFFSSFLGIWLFSYCMEDIHMAFIGIFTTMAGMVMTAFARTTLMMFLVRLPFLFTIVPLSVLRSMISKVVRSTEQGTLFACIAFLETLGGVTAVSTFNGIYSATVAWYPGFTFLLSAVLLLIPAISLCIVKCTSWNEGSYVLLTQEEPSEDTSDS; this is translated from the exons ATGAAGATTTTCTTTGTAGAACCTGCCATTTGCCTGAGTGCATTTGCTATGACTTTGACTGCCCCACTGACAACACAGTATGTGTATAGGAGAATATGGGAAGAAACCAGCAACTACAGTTTTGTGTCGGATAGCAATATTTCTGAGTGTGGAAAAAATACAAGCAGCCCAATTTTTGCATTCCAGGAG gAAGTTCAGAAGAAGGTGTCTCTCTTTAATCTGCAGATGGACATAAGTGGGCTAATTCCTGGTCTAGTGTCTACGTTCATACTTCTGTCTCATAGTGATCATCGAGGACGGAAATTCCCTTTGATTTTGTCTTCCGTTGGTGCTCTTGCAACCAGTGTTTGGCTCTGTGTGCTCTCCTACTTTGCTTTTCCAGTCCAGCTTCTGATCGCATCTACCTTCATCGGTGCACTGTGTGGCAATTATACCACATTTTTAGGGGCCTGTTTTGCCTACGTAGTTGATCAATGTGTagaacagaaacaaagaacaatTCGAATAGCTATAATTGACTTCATACTTGGACTTGTCACTGGATTAACGGGACTGTCTTCTGGCTATTTTATCAGAGAACTAGGTTTTGTGTGGTCCTTTTTCATTATTAGTATGGCTCTTGCTGTTaacttgatttatattttattttttcttggcgATTCATTGAAAGAATCTTCGTCTCCGAATGTTGCCATATCATGTAGTGAAGgctttaaaaacctattttaccGAActtacatgctttttaaaaatgcttccgGTAAGCGACGGTATTTTCTCTGTTTGTTACTTTTTACAATGATCACTTATTTTTTCGTGACGATTggcatttcccccatttttatcCTTTATGAATTGGATTCCCCACTCTGCTGGAATGAAGTCTTTATAGGTTATGGATCGGCTCTGGGTAGCATTACCTTTTTCAGTAGTTTCCTAGGAATATGGCTTTTTTCTTACTGTATGGAAGACATTCACATGGCCTTCATTGGAATCTTTACCACCATGGCAGGAATGGTCATGACTGCTTTTGCCAGAACGACATTAATGATGTTTTTAG TCAGGTTGCCATTCCTTTTCACGATCGTGCCGCTCTCTGTTCTACGGTCCATGATATCAAAAGTGGTTCGTTCTACTGAACAAG GTACCCTGTTTGCTTGCATCGCCTTCTTAGAAACGCTCGGTGGTGTCACTGCAGTTTCTACTTTTAATGGAATTTATTCAGCCACTGTCGCCTGGTACCCAGGCTTCACCTTTCTGCTGTCTGCCGTTCTCTTACTAATTCCAGCCATCAGTCTATG CATCGTCAAGTGCACCAGCTGGAACGAGGGAAGCTATGTACTTCTTACACAAGAGGAACCCAGTGAAGACACTTCAGACAGCTGa
- the SLC46A3 gene encoding solute carrier family 46 member 3 isoform X2, which translates to MAKGPEGRLWRFWRWLPRCQEVQKKVSLFNLQMDISGLIPGLVSTFILLSHSDHRGRKFPLILSSVGALATSVWLCVLSYFAFPVQLLIASTFIGALCGNYTTFLGACFAYVVDQCVEQKQRTIRIAIIDFILGLVTGLTGLSSGYFIRELGFVWSFFIISMALAVNLIYILFFLGDSLKESSSPNVAISCSEGFKNLFYRTYMLFKNASGKRRYFLCLLLFTMITYFFVTIGISPIFILYELDSPLCWNEVFIGYGSALGSITFFSSFLGIWLFSYCMEDIHMAFIGIFTTMAGMVMTAFARTTLMMFLVRLPFLFTIVPLSVLRSMISKVVRSTEQGTLFACIAFLETLGGVTAVSTFNGIYSATVAWYPGFTFLLSAVLLLIPAISLCIVKCTSWNEGSYVLLTQEEPSEDTSDS; encoded by the exons ATGGCCAAGGGCCCAGAAGGAAGGCTGTGGCGCTTCTGGAGGTGGCTCCCCAGGTGTCAG gAAGTTCAGAAGAAGGTGTCTCTCTTTAATCTGCAGATGGACATAAGTGGGCTAATTCCTGGTCTAGTGTCTACGTTCATACTTCTGTCTCATAGTGATCATCGAGGACGGAAATTCCCTTTGATTTTGTCTTCCGTTGGTGCTCTTGCAACCAGTGTTTGGCTCTGTGTGCTCTCCTACTTTGCTTTTCCAGTCCAGCTTCTGATCGCATCTACCTTCATCGGTGCACTGTGTGGCAATTATACCACATTTTTAGGGGCCTGTTTTGCCTACGTAGTTGATCAATGTGTagaacagaaacaaagaacaatTCGAATAGCTATAATTGACTTCATACTTGGACTTGTCACTGGATTAACGGGACTGTCTTCTGGCTATTTTATCAGAGAACTAGGTTTTGTGTGGTCCTTTTTCATTATTAGTATGGCTCTTGCTGTTaacttgatttatattttattttttcttggcgATTCATTGAAAGAATCTTCGTCTCCGAATGTTGCCATATCATGTAGTGAAGgctttaaaaacctattttaccGAActtacatgctttttaaaaatgcttccgGTAAGCGACGGTATTTTCTCTGTTTGTTACTTTTTACAATGATCACTTATTTTTTCGTGACGATTggcatttcccccatttttatcCTTTATGAATTGGATTCCCCACTCTGCTGGAATGAAGTCTTTATAGGTTATGGATCGGCTCTGGGTAGCATTACCTTTTTCAGTAGTTTCCTAGGAATATGGCTTTTTTCTTACTGTATGGAAGACATTCACATGGCCTTCATTGGAATCTTTACCACCATGGCAGGAATGGTCATGACTGCTTTTGCCAGAACGACATTAATGATGTTTTTAG TCAGGTTGCCATTCCTTTTCACGATCGTGCCGCTCTCTGTTCTACGGTCCATGATATCAAAAGTGGTTCGTTCTACTGAACAAG GTACCCTGTTTGCTTGCATCGCCTTCTTAGAAACGCTCGGTGGTGTCACTGCAGTTTCTACTTTTAATGGAATTTATTCAGCCACTGTCGCCTGGTACCCAGGCTTCACCTTTCTGCTGTCTGCCGTTCTCTTACTAATTCCAGCCATCAGTCTATG CATCGTCAAGTGCACCAGCTGGAACGAGGGAAGCTATGTACTTCTTACACAAGAGGAACCCAGTGAAGACACTTCAGACAGCTGa